Proteins encoded in a region of the Augochlora pura isolate Apur16 chromosome 4, APUR_v2.2.1, whole genome shotgun sequence genome:
- the LOC144469191 gene encoding uncharacterized protein LOC144469191 isoform X1 has translation MRYVFLLTMNAVLALTTNDSRPKNHRFFDNDQLSLSSKSTLEKKALYELERDKANDEHMENKSEEYTKPWDNLKKTDRVQFQIEGHEGPQTYIFGFDTGRGRNRQFRLEERHLDGTVKGQYGYYDAAGKLRTVQYVAKPFDGYTEKHHESNLRTLKN, from the exons ATGCGTTATGTATTTCTT CTTACAATGAATGCTGTTCTCGCTTTGACAACTAATGACTCAAGGCCCAAGAATCATCGATTTTTCGACAACGATCAGTTATCGTTGTCTTCGAAATCTACATTAGAGAAGAAGGCCTTGTATGAACTAGAAAGAGACAAAGCGAACGATGAGCATATGGAGAATAAAAGTGAAGAATACACAAAGCCGTgggacaatttaaaaaaaacggATAGAGtacaatttcaaatagaaGGCCATGAAGGGCCtcaaacatatatttttggaTTCGACACAGGACGCGg AAGAAACAGACAATTTAGATTGGAAGAGAGACATCTTGATGGTACTGTAAAAGGACAATATGGATATTATGACGCGGCAGGCAAATTGAGAACAGTTCAATATGTTGCTAAACCTTTCGACGGATATACAGAAAAACATCACGAAAGTAACTTGCGAACACTAAAAAATTAA
- the LOC144469191 gene encoding uncharacterized protein LOC144469191 isoform X2, with product MLTMNAVLALTTNDSRPKNHRFFDNDQLSLSSKSTLEKKALYELERDKANDEHMENKSEEYTKPWDNLKKTDRVQFQIEGHEGPQTYIFGFDTGRGRNRQFRLEERHLDGTVKGQYGYYDAAGKLRTVQYVAKPFDGYTEKHHESNLRTLKN from the exons ATG CTTACAATGAATGCTGTTCTCGCTTTGACAACTAATGACTCAAGGCCCAAGAATCATCGATTTTTCGACAACGATCAGTTATCGTTGTCTTCGAAATCTACATTAGAGAAGAAGGCCTTGTATGAACTAGAAAGAGACAAAGCGAACGATGAGCATATGGAGAATAAAAGTGAAGAATACACAAAGCCGTgggacaatttaaaaaaaacggATAGAGtacaatttcaaatagaaGGCCATGAAGGGCCtcaaacatatatttttggaTTCGACACAGGACGCGg AAGAAACAGACAATTTAGATTGGAAGAGAGACATCTTGATGGTACTGTAAAAGGACAATATGGATATTATGACGCGGCAGGCAAATTGAGAACAGTTCAATATGTTGCTAAACCTTTCGACGGATATACAGAAAAACATCACGAAAGTAACTTGCGAACACTAAAAAATTAA
- the LOC144469191 gene encoding uncharacterized protein LOC144469191 isoform X3 — protein MNAVLALTTNDSRPKNHRFFDNDQLSLSSKSTLEKKALYELERDKANDEHMENKSEEYTKPWDNLKKTDRVQFQIEGHEGPQTYIFGFDTGRGRNRQFRLEERHLDGTVKGQYGYYDAAGKLRTVQYVAKPFDGYTEKHHESNLRTLKN, from the exons ATGAATGCTGTTCTCGCTTTGACAACTAATGACTCAAGGCCCAAGAATCATCGATTTTTCGACAACGATCAGTTATCGTTGTCTTCGAAATCTACATTAGAGAAGAAGGCCTTGTATGAACTAGAAAGAGACAAAGCGAACGATGAGCATATGGAGAATAAAAGTGAAGAATACACAAAGCCGTgggacaatttaaaaaaaacggATAGAGtacaatttcaaatagaaGGCCATGAAGGGCCtcaaacatatatttttggaTTCGACACAGGACGCGg AAGAAACAGACAATTTAGATTGGAAGAGAGACATCTTGATGGTACTGTAAAAGGACAATATGGATATTATGACGCGGCAGGCAAATTGAGAACAGTTCAATATGTTGCTAAACCTTTCGACGGATATACAGAAAAACATCACGAAAGTAACTTGCGAACACTAAAAAATTAA
- the LOC144469188 gene encoding 1-acyl-sn-glycerol-3-phosphate acyltransferase gamma: MGMLSILKQSTVIHLMFAITFFTSGLIINFFQCLLYFGLRPFSKYFYRKINYYLCYTFYSQLVFMTDWWSGTRIMMYIDKVEFNKYYGKEHGYLLMNHTYEIDWLIGWSFCERLGVLGNCKAYAKKSIQYIPTLGWAWKFAESIFLDRSWDKDKRIIGSQIEELGNYPDVIWLLLNAEGTRFTAKKLEASQKFAREKGLPVLKYHLTPRTKGFTASIQHMRGKIPAIYNVQINFKADDSVKPTITNLLLGKSVVAHLYIQRIPLENVPETDEGAAEWLHELYQTKDRMVESFINTGDFFATSGVPRTDCFEVTRRPYTLLNTIFWIFVVLVPMLYYLVNLFLSGSTVYFSIGVGIIFLFYLLMHKTIGMSEISKSSSYGADDKKLK, translated from the exons ATGGGAATGCTATCAATCTTAAAGCAGTCAACAGTTATTCACCTGATGTTTgctataacattttttacatcAGGATTGATAATCAATTTCTTCCAATGTCTTTTATACTTTGGTCTTAGACccttttccaaatatttttatcggaaGATTAACTATTATCTCTGCTATACTTTTTACAGTC aattaGTATTTATGACAGATTGGTGGTCTGGTACAAGAATAATGATGTACATAGATAAAGtagaatttaacaaatattatggGAAGGAGCATGggtatttattaatgaatcaTACCTATGAAATAGACTGGCTTATCGGGTGGAGCTTTTGCGAACGACTTGGGGTACTTGGT AATTGCAAAGCATATGCCAAGAAGTCAATACAGTATATCCCAACATTAGGTTGGGCATGGAAGTTTGCAGAAAGTATATTCCTAGATAGAAGTTGGGATAAAGATAAACGAATAATTGGTTCTCAAATTGAAGAACTTGGAAATTACCCTGATGTTATATGG TTACTTTTAAATGCCGAAGGAACACGTTTTACAGCAAAGAAATTAGAAGCAAGTCAGAAGTTTGCTCGAGAGAAGGGTCTTccagtattaaaatatcatttaactCCACGAACAAAGGGTTTCACAGCAAGTATACAACACATGCGTGGTAAAATTCCCGCAATTTataatgtacaaataaattttaaagccGACGATTCAGTAAAGCCAAcgattacaaatttattattgggCAAATCAGTTGTTGCTCATTTGTACATACAAAGGATTCCTTTAGAGAATGTGCCAGAAACTGATGAAGGTGCAGCTGAATGGCTTCACGAACTTTACCAAACAAAG GATCGTATGGTAGAAAGTTTCATAAATACTGGTGACTTCTTTGCCACAAGTGGTGTTCCTAGAACAGATTGTTTTGAAGTGACTAGGAGACCTTATACTTTgctaaatacaattttctggATATTCGTAGTTTTAGTACCAATGCTTTATTATTTAGTCAATCTTTTCTTGTCTGGTTCAACCGTTTACTTTTCCATTGGTGTgggtattattttcttat tttatcTACTTATGCACAAAACGATAGGAATGTCCGAAATAAGCAAAAGCTCATCTTATGGTGCGGATGATAAAAAGTTGAAGTAa